Proteins encoded within one genomic window of Saccharopolyspora pogona:
- a CDS encoding WhiB family transcriptional regulator: MLTASVPIASAGEGLLPDGDTVAGLFDSSATALDSHLPCRQDPDLWFAENPRELDQAKSLCADCPIKTECLAGALSRGEPWGVWGGEIFERGAVVARKRPRGRPRKHPLPTEAPAAAAAERRRQEQAA, encoded by the coding sequence ATGTTGACCGCGAGTGTGCCGATAGCAAGCGCGGGCGAGGGCTTGCTGCCGGACGGGGACACCGTGGCCGGCCTCTTCGACAGCTCCGCGACGGCGCTGGACAGCCACCTGCCCTGCCGTCAGGACCCGGACCTGTGGTTCGCTGAGAACCCGAGGGAGCTGGATCAGGCCAAGTCGCTGTGCGCCGACTGCCCGATCAAGACCGAATGCCTGGCCGGTGCGCTGTCGCGCGGCGAGCCGTGGGGGGTCTGGGGCGGCGAGATCTTCGAGCGAGGCGCGGTGGTCGCCCGCAAGCGCCCCCGCGGCCGCCCACGCAAGCACCCGCTGCCGACCGAGGCACCGGCCGCCGCCGCGGCCGAGCGACGACGTCAGGAGCAGGCGGCATGA
- a CDS encoding ATP-dependent DNA helicase UvrD2 has translation MTEQPRLLEGLDPEQRQAVIAPRGPVCVLAGAGTGKTRTITHRIAFLVQRGLVAPNQVLAVTFTARAAGEMRTRLRALGAAGVQAQTFHAAAFRQLRYFWPRVHETQMWQLTDNKFRLVMQAANKLGLSTEREDVRDLAGEIEWAKSSLVGPEQYPAAAAAAGRDVPVLPEQLSKAFAAYEQLKNRAQVLDFDDLLLHIVAILEDQREITEEFRSRYRSFVVDEYQDVNPLQQRVLDSWVGNRDDLTVVGDANQTIYSFAGASPKWLIGFPRKYPEATVVRLERDYRSTPQVVGLANQVIGAARERPAGTRLKLVGQRPDGPRPDFAEYDDETDEAEAIARKIAQLAKRGVALSEIAVLFRVNAQSEVYEKALSDAEIPYQVRGGERFFARAEVRQAMVTLRAAVAHGAEEEDLPATVRSVLREVGLTDEPPAGGAARERWELLIALVELAEELATTVPDAGLSRYVAELDARAESQHPPTVEGVTLASLHAAKGLEWDAVFLVGLVEGTLPIQHADTDARVEEERRLLYVGVTRAREHLYLSWALARAGGRRYRRRSRFLYSLVPDEHPAALPNKVKQRELLSRPAKSAKPRCRICNATLAGTMDIKLGRCADCPSDVDEDLLSQLKAWRSERARQLKVPTYVVFTDATLTAIAEQRPLDETALVSISGIGASKLQKFGSDVLALIQGERRDTP, from the coding sequence ATGACCGAGCAGCCGCGACTTCTGGAAGGGTTGGATCCGGAGCAGCGGCAGGCGGTCATCGCACCACGCGGCCCCGTGTGCGTGCTGGCGGGTGCGGGCACCGGCAAGACCCGCACGATCACCCATCGCATCGCCTTCCTCGTGCAGCGCGGGCTCGTCGCCCCGAACCAGGTGCTGGCGGTGACCTTCACGGCCCGGGCGGCGGGGGAGATGCGCACCCGGTTGCGCGCGCTCGGCGCGGCGGGGGTGCAGGCGCAGACCTTCCACGCGGCGGCCTTCCGGCAGCTGCGCTACTTCTGGCCGCGGGTGCACGAGACCCAGATGTGGCAGCTGACGGACAACAAGTTCCGGCTGGTCATGCAGGCCGCGAACAAGCTCGGCCTGTCCACCGAGCGGGAGGACGTCCGCGACTTGGCCGGCGAGATCGAATGGGCCAAGTCGTCGCTGGTCGGCCCCGAGCAGTACCCGGCCGCCGCGGCCGCCGCCGGGCGGGACGTGCCGGTGCTGCCGGAGCAGCTCAGCAAGGCGTTCGCGGCCTACGAGCAGCTGAAGAACCGGGCGCAGGTGCTGGACTTCGACGACCTGCTGCTGCACATCGTGGCGATCCTGGAGGACCAGCGGGAGATCACCGAGGAGTTCCGCAGCCGGTACCGGTCGTTCGTCGTGGACGAGTACCAGGACGTCAACCCGCTGCAGCAGCGGGTGCTCGACTCCTGGGTGGGCAACCGCGACGACCTCACGGTGGTGGGTGACGCGAACCAGACGATCTACTCGTTCGCGGGTGCCTCGCCGAAGTGGTTGATCGGCTTCCCGCGCAAGTACCCGGAAGCGACCGTGGTGCGCCTGGAGCGGGACTACCGGTCCACACCACAGGTGGTGGGCCTGGCCAACCAAGTCATCGGCGCCGCGCGGGAGCGGCCGGCCGGTACGCGGCTGAAGCTGGTCGGGCAGCGCCCGGACGGGCCGCGCCCGGATTTCGCCGAGTACGACGACGAGACCGACGAGGCCGAGGCGATCGCCCGCAAGATCGCGCAGCTGGCCAAGCGGGGTGTTGCGTTGTCGGAGATCGCGGTGCTGTTCCGGGTCAACGCGCAGTCGGAGGTCTACGAGAAGGCGCTCTCCGACGCCGAGATCCCCTACCAGGTGCGTGGTGGTGAGCGGTTCTTCGCGCGCGCGGAGGTGCGGCAGGCCATGGTCACGCTGCGCGCCGCAGTCGCGCACGGCGCCGAAGAGGAGGACCTGCCCGCGACGGTCCGCTCGGTGCTGCGCGAGGTCGGGCTGACCGACGAGCCGCCTGCCGGTGGTGCCGCGCGCGAGCGGTGGGAGTTGTTGATCGCGCTGGTGGAGCTCGCGGAGGAGCTCGCCACGACGGTGCCCGACGCGGGCCTGTCCCGTTACGTCGCGGAGCTGGACGCGCGAGCCGAGTCCCAGCACCCGCCGACCGTCGAAGGCGTCACACTCGCCTCGCTGCACGCCGCCAAGGGCCTCGAGTGGGACGCGGTTTTCCTGGTGGGGCTGGTCGAAGGCACGTTGCCCATCCAGCACGCCGACACCGACGCCCGCGTCGAGGAGGAACGCCGCCTGCTCTACGTCGGGGTCACCCGCGCCCGCGAGCACCTCTACCTGTCGTGGGCGCTGGCGCGCGCGGGTGGGCGCCGTTACCGGCGACGCAGCCGCTTCCTGTACAGCCTGGTGCCGGACGAGCACCCGGCGGCGCTGCCCAACAAGGTCAAGCAGCGCGAGCTCCTGTCGCGACCGGCGAAGTCCGCGAAGCCGCGTTGCCGCATTTGCAATGCCACGCTGGCGGGCACGATGGACATCAAGCTCGGCCGCTGCGCAGACTGTCCGTCCGATGTGGACGAAGACCTGCTGTCGCAGCTGAAGGCGTGGCGCAGCGAACGCGCCCGGCAGCTGAAGGTCCCCACCTACGTGGTGTTCACCGACGCGACGCTGACCGCGATCGCGGAGCAGCGGCCGTTGGACGAGACCGCACTGGTGAGTATCTCCGGGATCGGGGCGTCGAAGTTGCAGAAGTTCGGCTCCGACGTGCTCGCGCTGATCCAGGGTGAGCGCCGCGACACGCCCTGA
- a CDS encoding XRE family transcriptional regulator, with translation MKWQVEALPEVLEWMESLDEEARDGEGSAMTIPWDEVRERLGITPQRQECGRRITEAYGTGYRLAEVRKKAQVTQVELARRMGIGQPRVSAIERCDIETLTLVTVRSYVEALGGSLQIVASLGDTGIRLRVPETAA, from the coding sequence ATGAAATGGCAGGTTGAAGCCCTACCAGAGGTCCTGGAGTGGATGGAGTCGCTGGACGAGGAGGCCAGAGATGGGGAGGGATCTGCCATGACAATCCCTTGGGACGAGGTCCGGGAGCGACTTGGGATCACCCCGCAACGGCAAGAGTGCGGCCGCCGAATCACCGAGGCTTACGGCACCGGGTACCGGTTGGCCGAGGTGCGGAAGAAAGCGCAGGTCACCCAGGTTGAGCTGGCCCGTCGAATGGGGATCGGCCAGCCACGGGTGAGCGCCATCGAACGCTGCGACATCGAGACGCTGACCCTGGTCACCGTGCGCTCCTACGTCGAGGCGCTCGGCGGGAGTTTGCAGATCGTGGCGAGTCTGGGCGACACCGGCATCAGGCTGCGGGTGCCCGAAACCGCGGCATAG
- the nudC gene encoding NAD(+) diphosphatase: protein MISDVVAGAGFQLDSAPLLSRSTVDRRETLRETPDGGAELWSTGQVVLVDAKGRTRIGPDSRLVVHPASDFGERPAPNAVLLGAEGEISYWALRSEHDGSQDDWRDLRTGGGLLNDTDAGLFTTAVGLLGWHDSARYCAVCGAATTRVRAGWARRCTGCDREEYPRTDPAVICLVHDGADHVLLARQPIWPPERYSVLAGFVEAGESLEACVSREIAEEVGVAVSDVRYLGSQPWPFPRSLMLGFAAIADRSAPLTPADGEIEDARWVHRDTVRAALESAGGAVDGLRLPPGVSIAYRMIKGWATWND from the coding sequence ATGATTTCCGACGTGGTCGCCGGGGCGGGTTTCCAGCTGGACTCCGCGCCCCTGCTGTCCAGGTCCACTGTGGATCGCCGGGAGACGCTGCGGGAGACCCCGGACGGCGGGGCGGAGCTGTGGTCGACCGGTCAGGTCGTGCTGGTGGACGCCAAGGGACGCACCCGGATCGGCCCGGATTCGCGGCTGGTGGTGCACCCCGCGAGTGACTTCGGCGAACGTCCGGCCCCGAATGCGGTCCTGCTCGGCGCTGAGGGCGAGATCAGCTACTGGGCGCTGCGCAGCGAGCACGACGGTTCCCAGGACGACTGGCGGGACCTGCGCACCGGCGGTGGTCTGCTCAACGACACCGACGCCGGGTTGTTCACCACCGCGGTCGGCCTCCTCGGCTGGCACGACAGCGCCCGCTACTGCGCGGTGTGCGGGGCGGCGACCACGCGGGTCCGCGCCGGTTGGGCGCGGCGTTGCACGGGTTGCGACCGCGAGGAGTACCCGCGCACCGATCCGGCCGTGATCTGCCTGGTGCACGATGGTGCGGACCATGTGCTGCTGGCCCGCCAGCCGATCTGGCCGCCGGAGCGGTACTCGGTGCTGGCCGGGTTCGTCGAGGCCGGCGAGTCGCTGGAAGCCTGCGTCTCGCGCGAAATCGCGGAGGAGGTGGGCGTCGCGGTCTCGGACGTCCGCTACCTCGGCAGCCAGCCGTGGCCGTTCCCGCGGTCGCTGATGCTGGGCTTCGCCGCGATCGCGGACCGGTCCGCGCCGCTTACGCCGGCCGACGGCGAGATCGAGGACGCCCGCTGGGTGCACCGCGACACGGTCCGGGCGGCCCTGGAGTCGGCGGGCGGAGCGGTCGACGGCCTGCGGCTCCCGCCCGGGGTGTCCATCGCCTACCGCATGATCAAGGGCTGGGCCACCTGGAACGACTGA
- a CDS encoding M16 family metallopeptidase, with product MTRATHRSAEEIGRTELGPRSLPPLGEPRIGRAPAAVDTVLDNGLRVIAVRHGVVPMVELRLRIPFAGAEQKHPARAELLAEALLTGTERRNRVQVDTDLAAVGGDLHATVDPERLSITGDALATGLDTLLDVLADALTGAVYRDTEVEGERARLVERIAVARSQPRVIAREELQRHRYGDHPFVREVPQAEDVAEVSVEEVRTLHREAVLPRGSVLAMVGDIDPDQAVAAVERNLAGWQSEDTARELPSLPAVRGGDVRLVHRPGAVQSQLRFSAQALPRTDPQYPALQIANLVFGGYFSSRLVENIREDKGYTYGAHSSFEFTRGNGTVLVDADTASEVTAAALLETRYELARLALVPPTESEVESARQYAIGSLLTSTASQSGMASTLVALAAAGLGQDWLLAHPERLRAITVEQVGEAARRFTPTAFTGVVVGDADKLADQLRLLGGVVLP from the coding sequence ATGACCCGCGCAACGCACCGGAGTGCCGAGGAGATCGGCCGCACCGAGCTCGGCCCGCGGTCGCTGCCGCCGCTCGGCGAGCCCCGCATCGGCCGCGCACCGGCCGCCGTGGACACCGTGCTGGACAACGGGCTGCGGGTGATCGCCGTCCGGCACGGCGTGGTCCCGATGGTCGAGCTGCGGCTGCGGATCCCGTTCGCCGGTGCGGAACAGAAGCACCCGGCCCGCGCCGAGTTGCTGGCCGAGGCGCTGTTGACCGGCACCGAGCGCCGCAACCGCGTGCAGGTGGACACGGACCTGGCAGCGGTGGGCGGCGACCTGCACGCGACCGTCGATCCGGAGCGGCTCAGCATCACCGGCGACGCGCTGGCCACCGGCTTGGACACCCTGCTCGACGTGCTCGCGGACGCGCTGACCGGCGCGGTGTACCGCGATACGGAGGTCGAGGGGGAGCGCGCCCGGCTGGTCGAGCGGATCGCCGTCGCGCGCTCGCAGCCGCGGGTGATCGCGCGGGAGGAGCTGCAGCGGCACCGCTACGGCGACCACCCGTTCGTCCGCGAGGTGCCGCAGGCCGAGGACGTCGCCGAGGTCAGCGTCGAGGAGGTCCGCACGCTGCACCGCGAAGCAGTGTTGCCGCGGGGCTCGGTGCTGGCGATGGTCGGCGACATCGACCCGGACCAGGCGGTGGCTGCCGTCGAGCGCAACCTGGCGGGCTGGCAGTCTGAGGACACCGCGCGCGAACTCCCGTCGCTGCCGGCGGTTCGCGGCGGCGACGTCCGGCTGGTGCACCGGCCCGGCGCGGTGCAGTCGCAGCTGCGGTTCTCAGCCCAGGCGTTGCCGCGCACCGACCCGCAGTACCCGGCTCTGCAGATCGCGAACCTGGTCTTCGGCGGCTACTTCTCCTCACGGCTGGTGGAGAACATCCGCGAGGACAAGGGCTACACCTACGGCGCGCACTCGTCGTTCGAGTTCACCCGGGGCAACGGCACGGTCCTCGTCGACGCCGACACCGCCAGTGAGGTAACCGCGGCCGCGCTGCTGGAGACCCGGTACGAGCTGGCCAGGTTGGCGCTGGTGCCACCGACCGAATCGGAGGTCGAGTCGGCCCGGCAGTACGCCATCGGGAGCCTGCTCACCTCGACCGCTTCGCAGTCGGGGATGGCGTCCACGCTCGTCGCGCTGGCCGCGGCGGGCCTGGGGCAGGACTGGCTGCTCGCGCACCCCGAGCGGTTGCGGGCGATCACGGTCGAGCAGGTGGGCGAGGCGGCGCGGCGCTTCACCCCGACCGCGTTCACCGGCGTTGTCGTCGGCGACGCGGACAAGCTCGCCGACCAGCTTCGACTGCTCGGGGGTGTGGTGTTGCCATGA
- a CDS encoding M16 family metallopeptidase, with amino-acid sequence MVEPQLHRVTLPNGLRVVLAPDSAAGRASSGQAPVVGVSVHYDVGFRSEPEGRTGFAHLFEHLMFQGSESLEKLAHFRHVQGSGGTFNGSTHQDYTDYYQVLPSAALERALFLEADRMRAPKITEENLRNQVDVVKEEIRLNVLNRPYGGFPWILLPPVLYSTFANAHNGYGDFTDLEQATVDDCAAFFDTFYAPGNAVLTIVGDIDVEQTIDLVNKHFGDVPARDVPPRPSFAEPFPAGELRGKHADPHAPLPAVALGHRLPDPVSELDAYLANVVLAAILSDGDASRLQQRLVYQDTLVVDVHAGCGLMGAPLDARDPDTFTVTAIHTPEVELDRVVGAIDEELEKLATDGPSADELSRVTARWAASLYREHDRVVTRTLDLGSAELLHGRAELISDLPKLIGKVSAEGVASAAKALRPDARAVLEIEPAGDENATGGAA; translated from the coding sequence ATGGTCGAACCCCAGCTGCATCGCGTTACCTTGCCCAATGGGCTGCGCGTGGTGTTGGCACCGGACTCGGCAGCGGGCCGAGCATCGTCAGGGCAGGCCCCTGTGGTCGGTGTCAGCGTGCACTACGACGTGGGCTTCCGCTCGGAACCGGAGGGGCGCACCGGTTTCGCGCACCTCTTCGAGCATTTGATGTTCCAAGGCAGCGAGAGCCTGGAGAAACTCGCGCACTTCCGGCACGTGCAGGGCTCCGGTGGCACGTTCAACGGTTCGACGCACCAGGACTACACCGACTACTACCAGGTGCTGCCGTCGGCGGCGCTGGAGCGGGCGTTGTTCCTCGAAGCGGACCGGATGCGGGCGCCGAAGATCACCGAGGAGAACCTGCGCAACCAGGTGGACGTGGTGAAGGAGGAGATCCGCCTCAACGTCCTCAACCGCCCCTACGGCGGGTTCCCGTGGATCCTGCTGCCGCCGGTGCTCTACTCGACCTTCGCCAACGCACACAACGGCTACGGCGACTTCACCGACCTGGAACAGGCGACCGTCGACGACTGCGCCGCGTTCTTCGACACCTTCTACGCGCCGGGCAACGCGGTGCTGACCATCGTCGGTGACATCGACGTCGAGCAGACCATCGACCTGGTCAACAAGCACTTCGGCGACGTGCCGGCGCGCGACGTCCCGCCGCGGCCGTCCTTCGCCGAGCCGTTCCCCGCCGGCGAGCTGCGCGGCAAGCACGCCGACCCGCACGCGCCACTGCCCGCCGTCGCGCTGGGCCACCGCCTGCCCGACCCGGTCTCCGAACTCGATGCCTACCTGGCGAACGTGGTTCTCGCGGCGATCTTGTCCGACGGCGACGCCTCCCGCCTGCAGCAGCGTCTGGTCTACCAGGACACTCTCGTGGTGGACGTGCACGCCGGCTGCGGCCTGATGGGAGCCCCGCTGGACGCCCGCGACCCGGACACGTTCACCGTCACCGCCATCCACACCCCGGAGGTCGAGCTCGACCGAGTGGTCGGCGCGATCGACGAGGAGCTGGAGAAGCTGGCCACCGATGGCCCGAGCGCGGACGAGTTGTCCCGCGTCACGGCACGCTGGGCTGCCAGCCTGTACCGGGAGCACGACCGGGTGGTCACCCGGACCCTCGACCTGGGCAGCGCCGAGCTGCTGCACGGTCGCGCCGAGCTGATCTCCGATCTGCCGAAGCTGATCGGCAAGGTCAGCGCGGAGGGTGTCGCGTCGGCGGCGAAGGCGCTGCGGCCCGATGCGCGCGCGGTGCTGGAGATCGAACCCGCAGGCGACGAGAACGCGACAGGAGGTGCGGCATGA
- a CDS encoding ESX secretion-associated protein EspG: MHLDIVLKYLKIDGLTLPLSSRSFGYTADQFSQIAIGELDRMDAAGVVINDEVAPPLVTALKTLANPYLWVDSLWFPQVGTDHCWRALAVFTEGNRVVLGVQTPSEDPRRGGMLTVEVHENAPLPQVLLATLPPTKPGSRGPVRVPQSSLVQAPPADFDQMSVMQSATPTRGSSGDQQVKLYEEIGQSPHQRIGQIAANVRDQYGRRKRSQVVSWFDNPEPDGRYLNRVERGSSGEQVFALLPADARTIGAEIDSLIAQVR; this comes from the coding sequence GTGCACTTGGACATCGTGCTCAAGTACCTGAAGATCGACGGTTTGACCCTGCCGTTGAGCAGCCGTTCTTTCGGGTACACCGCCGATCAGTTCAGCCAGATCGCGATCGGTGAGCTGGACCGGATGGACGCCGCCGGAGTCGTGATCAACGACGAGGTCGCGCCGCCGCTGGTCACCGCGCTCAAGACGCTGGCCAACCCGTACCTGTGGGTCGACTCGCTGTGGTTCCCGCAGGTCGGCACCGACCACTGCTGGCGGGCGCTCGCGGTGTTCACCGAGGGCAACCGGGTTGTGCTCGGCGTGCAGACACCGAGCGAGGATCCGCGGCGCGGCGGCATGCTGACCGTCGAGGTCCACGAGAACGCCCCGCTGCCGCAGGTGCTGCTGGCGACGCTGCCGCCCACCAAGCCGGGCAGTCGCGGGCCGGTGCGCGTCCCGCAGAGTTCGCTGGTGCAGGCGCCGCCGGCGGACTTCGACCAGATGAGCGTGATGCAGTCCGCCACCCCGACGCGCGGCAGCAGCGGGGATCAGCAGGTGAAGCTCTACGAGGAGATCGGGCAGTCCCCGCACCAGCGCATCGGCCAGATCGCGGCGAACGTGCGCGACCAGTACGGCCGCCGGAAGCGTTCCCAGGTGGTGTCGTGGTTCGACAACCCCGAGCCCGACGGCCGCTATCTGAACCGGGTCGAGCGAGGCAGCAGCGGTGAGCAGGTCTTCGCGCTGCTGCCGGCCGATGCGCGCACGATCGGTGCCGAGATCGATTCCCTCATCGCCCAGGTCCGCTGA